Below is a window of Planctomycetaceae bacterium DNA.
TTCGTCCAGTAGCGGCGGGCGTCGTCGCTGCGGCCGGGCATGCACTGGCAAAAGACGATCTCCGGGCGCGCGCCGATGATCGATTTCGACGTCGGCTGAACCCATCCGACGTGGCTGTCGTGGAGGATGTTCGTGCCCCCGGCGGCGGTGACCATGTCGTCGATAAACGTGCCGCGCCCCGCGCTGGAGAGGTCCTCAAAGCCCAGCGCGAAGAGCACGGTCGGCTTTGGCAGATTCGCGGTCTGGCGCGTCACGTCGGACAGCTTGCTGCGGAACTCAGCGGCCGCCCGTACGCCGACAGCCGGTTTGCCCGCCAGGGCGCCCAGGCGTTCCATCGCGGCAGCGATGTCGTCGAGCCGCTCGATGCTGAACCTTTCGATCCGCAGGTCGGGGCGGATCTGCTTGATTGGCTCGAAATGTTTGAGCTCCAACTGCGCGATGACGATGTCGGGCTCGGTCTGGAGTATCGGTTGGGCCCGAATGTTGAGCGCGTCGCCGACGACGGGACGGGTCTGCCCGGCCGGCAGGCGGCAGTAGCTCGAAACGCCGACGATATGATCGCCCAGCCCCATCTGGAACAGCAGGGCGGTCACGGCCGGGGCGATCGAGACAATGCGAGGGCGAGGCGCCTCGGGGCTGGTGGCCGCGCGGCGGCAACCGGGAACGAACACGAGGCTCGCCGCCAGCAGGAGCGCCGGGATTTTGATAGCCTTGGTCATGCGAACTATGGAGTGCGGCAGCAGCAGCTGCCGCTTTTCCCTGGCGCTGTGGCGATTGAAAAACATCCAAAGCGGCAGCTAAGGCTGCCGCACTCCATAAGGGCTTTGGCGCCGCCGCGATGCATGGCTACGACACCTGCTTCAGGGCGTTGGGCAGGTAGTCCAGCAGGTCGCTGGCGATCAGCGAGACCTGTCCGAGCTGGTTGGCCGCTAGGTCGCCGGCGACGCCGTGGACGTTGGCGCCCAGGCAGGCGGCGTCAAAGAGCGGCACGCCCTGGCCGATCAGCGCCGCGATCAGTCCGGTCAGCACGTCGCCGGTGCCTCCGGTGGCCATGCCCGGATTGCCGCTGGGGTTGACGTACACCCGTCGCCCATCGGTGACGACCGTGCCGGCGCCCTTGAGCACCAGCGCCAGCGGCGGGGCCTGCAGGGCTCGCACGTCCATCCAGAACCGCGCCGCGTCGATGGCGCTGGCCATGCGGTCGGCCTGCACTTTGGCCACGCTCTTGTCGGTCAGGCGGGCGAACTCGCCGGGGTGGGGCGTCAGGACGAGCGGGCAGCGGCGGGCAGCGGCCCAGTCGTCGATCTTGTCGAGGTTGTTGAGTCCGTCGGCGTCGAGGACGACGGGCTTGTCCTGCTCGAGGATCGCCCGCACGAGGTTCTGCTGGTGGAGGCCCTGCCCCATTCCGGGCCCGACGGCCAGCACGTCGCAGACCGCGGCGGCGTTGAGGGCCTCGCGAACGGCCCGGGCGTCAATTCGCCCGCTCTCGTCGCAGCTCAGCGGCACGGAGGTGGCGCAGGGCACCAGCGCGGCGACGGTCTGCTGGATGGTGCGCGGGGCGGCAAAGGTCACCAGCCCCGCCCCGCCGCGCAGGGCCGCCCGCGTCGCCAGGGCTACCGCCCCGATCATGCCCTGGCTTCCGCCGACGATCAGCACGTGCCCGAACGTGCCCTTGTGCCCGTCGGGGCGCCGCGCCGGAATCATCGGCACGTCATTGATCCGCTCGATTTCGCTCATGGTTGTGCCCCCGCGCCGCGGCCACGTTGCGGGCGATGGTGGCGGCAATGTACCCGCCGCCGAAGCCGTTGTCGATGTTCACCGTGCTGACGCCCGAGGCGCAGCTCGTCAGCATGCTCAGCAACGCCGTCAGTCCGCCAAAGCTCGCCCCGTAGCCGATCGACGTCGGAACGCCGATCACCGGCGCCGACACCAGCCCCCCCACCACACTGGGCAAAGCGCCTTCCATGCCTGCCACCACCACGATGGCGTCGGCCTCGGCCAGGCTCCGCCGATGCGCCAGCAGGCGGTGCAGCCCCGCCACGCCGACATCATAGTGCGTGCTGACGGACTGGTTCATGATCTCTGCCGTCACGCGCGCTTCCTCGGCCACCGGGATATCGCCCGTGCCCGCCGACACGACCGCCACGCGACCGCCGGCTGGAGGCGTTTCTTCCTGGCGCAGCGTGATCGCCCGCGCCGCCTGGTGGAACTGAGCGGCGGGGTGATTGGCCGCCACGGCGGCGTACTGCTCCGGCGTGGCGCGCGTGGCCAGCACGTTGGTGCCCATGGCCGCAAGCCTGGCAAAAATCGTCTGCACGTGATCGACGGTCTTGCCCGGGCAGAAGATCACCTCGGGAAATCCGCAGCGGATCGCGCGGTGGTGGTCGATGGTGTGCTCGCCGCCGGCCTCGAAGGGCAGGTGGCGCAGCGCCTCGATGGCCTGCTCGATATTCGTCTGGCCGGACTGGACAGCCTGGAGCAGTTCTTTGAGTGCGTTCTCGTTCATGGCAGTTTCAGCGTGTCGCGGGCGTCTCGCCCGCGCGTGGCGAGGGCATCTTGCCCTCGTACAACGACCGTCTCCCTTCCGCGGGCGAGACGCCCGCGGCACTCGCGGACAAGATGTCCGCGACACAAATCCCGATCAGGCCTGTCCCGCCGGCGGCTGCGGGGCGCGCCGGACGATCCGCCGCACCGCGTAGGTATTGGCGCCGGTGGCTTCGAAGTAGATTCTCATCAGCAGCTCGCCGATGACGCCGACAGCCAGCATCATCATGCCCATCGCCAGCAGCATGAACCCCAGGGCCATCAGCGGCCCGTGGTTCTGGAAGAGGTGGAACTTCTGCCAGCCGCTGAGGACCTTGACGACAAAGCCCGCCAGCAGGATCAGCGACCCCAGGCCGCCCAGCGTGAGCCCCCACTTGCCGAAGAAATGCAGCGGTCGGGTAAGGTAGGTGGTGATGAACCGCACGGTGATGATGTCCATCGCGACGCGGAACGTGCGCCCGATGCCGTAGTTGCTCTTGCCGCTTTTGCGGCGGACGTTCTTGATGGGCACCTCGACGATCTTGGCGCCCAGGCGGGCGCAGATCGCCGGCACGAAGCGGTGCATGTCGCCGTAGAGGCGCACGTCCTCGAGCACCTCGCGACGGTACGCCTTGAACGTCGTGCCGAAGTCGTGCAGCGAGACCCCCGAGACCTTCGCCAGCAGCCAGTTGGCCGCCCGCGAGGGAATGCGCCGCATCAACAGGTTGTCGCCGCGGCGGACGCGCCAACCGCTGGCGATGTCGTAGCCCTCGTCGATCTTGCGGATGAACAGCGGAATCTCGTACGGGTCGTGCTGCAGGTCCCCGTCCATCGCGATGATCACCTCGCCGCGGGCGTGGTCGAACCCCGCCTGCAGGGCAGTGGCCTGGCCGAAATTGCGCCGCAGCTCGATGGCGGTGATGTGCCCGTCCGCCTGCGCAAGGCTTTGCAGCGCCGCTCCGGTGGCGTCGCGGCTGCCGTCATTGACGAGAATGATCTCGTAGCTCTTCTTCAGGTGGCGCATGACGCGGGTGATTCGGTTCACGAGCTTGTCTGCGATGTCGGCTTCGTTGTAGAACGGCACGACGACGCTGTACGCCGGTCGCGGCAAGAACTCGCCCTCGCCGGCCGATGAGGCTTCCATGTCAACGCTGTCCTGACTATAGACATCCATAGTGCGTCAATTCCACCTGGTGGTGCTCGAAGGCTTCCCGCACGCGCGGATCGCACAGGGCGGCCAGTTCCGCCTCGCGGCAGGACCGCAGGCGGGTCTGTCCCAGATCCGCCTCGTCGATCAGTCCGGGATGCACCATGATCTCGACGGCACCGGGGCGGACTTCGGCGGCCGCCCGGACCAGCCAGTCGGCCTGGATAAACCCGGTATGGGCGATACCCAGCATGGCGGTAGTCGCCCGCAGGTCTTCATGCCCGCGCCAGGATCGCTTCTGCCAGTGTGCCAACAGCCGGCCGACCAGTCGCTGCTTGAGCGGCGGCGTCGGCCACGATGCCCATCCCCCGGCGGGCTGTTCGTCCACCGCGCGTATAAACCGCACATTATACCGCCGCGCCAACTCGACCACACGCCTGAAAACCGCCGGAAAGGCATGGATATGCCGATGGCTGTCCAGGTGCGTCGGTTGCACGCCGCGGTCGATCGCCCAGCGGATCTGGGCCTCATACTCGGCGGCCACCGCTTCGACGAGGCGCGGCTGAATGATCAACCGCCGCAGCATCGCGGCGGCGGACCAGGCCATCTGCCCGTCGCCGTTGGCCAGGCGCCGCCCCGGTTCGCTCAGCGGCGGGCCCTGGCAGGAATTCAGATGCACGCCCACGCCCAGCCCCGGCGCCGAGGCCAGCAGCGCCACCGCTCCTTCGGCGGCGGGCATGTTAGTCATCAGCGTGGTGCTGGTGACAATGCCGTCCACGTGCGCGCGAATGATGCCCGCCGAAATGCCCGGCGAAAAACCAAAGTCGTCGGCGTTGACGATGGCGCGCTTCAATTGACGCGGCGAATGCATGAGGTAAGCATTATAATCGGTCCGGAGACCCCGCGATGCAAGAGCGGCAGGAAAGATGTAACGCCTCAGTTGCAGGGAAAAGTCGCGGCGGAGGCACTAAATGAAAAAGTAATTCGTTTCATTGAATTACTTTTTCATTTCAGACGATCAGCGAGGCCCGCGCCAAGTATTCATCAACGCCGGCAAAACGGCATTGATGAATACTTGGTGCCTCCGCCGCGACTTTTCCCTGGCCGCTCAATCGCCTATTGCACAAAGTGCTAAGGCCCCCGCACCGCCGGACCGATAGCGTGTATAGCCCCAAAGGCCCGATCATGACCGAACACAAGAAACACAGCGGCCCCTCCAAACGCGGCAAGTGGATCTTCGCCCTGGCGGCGATAGCCATTGCTGTTTTCATTGTCCTGCACCAGCGTCGCAGCCCGCCCATGCCCCCGGGCGACTGGATCGTCGAGACGAACCCCGCGGCCGTCCTTCCCAAGGCGAAAGAGCAGAACCGCAAGGTGCTGATGTTCTTCGCCTCCAAGCCATGGCTCCAGGGCAGCAACGAAGAGTTCATGATCAACGTCACGCTGACCAAGAACCGCCAGAACATCGCGAAAGCCAATGTGATCTGCGTGTACGTGCCTGTCGGGAATCTCCAGGACTCGCCCGTGGCCAAAGAGTTCAGGATCACGCAACTGCCCACATCGCTGCTGCTGAGCCCCAATGGGATCGAGATCCGCCGCGGCGAGGGCAGGATCGGCCAGAGCGACTTCAACAAGATCGTGCTCGACGGCCAAAAGTGAAGCAGCAACATTGAATGTTCTTGTTTTAAGCCATCTGCTTCTCTGCGTGCTTTGCGATCTCTGCGGTTCATGTAGTTTACGGCCTAAATCGGAATAAACCAAGTTTGGGTGCTTTAGAGGTGCTTTTTGGGTGTGGTTTTGAGGGGTTGCGGAGAACTTGGTAAAACTCGTGCGACTTATCCGGCTAGTCATCCTCTACCGCTTCCAGGTCGGCTTTCCGGACCTGTCCGCTGTTGAAGGGCTTGGCGTGGATCTGCGCGCCGTCTTTGAGTCGGATGAGGTAGAACCGTCCGAACCCGTCGGCATGCACGGGCCTGGACTCCAACACGATCTGCTCGGCCAGCAGGTCCGGAAGGACTGTGGCGGCATACTTGCCCGCGTCGGTCTTGTAGCGGTAGTATCGCTTCCCGGTGTCCGGGTTGGCGTCGGGGCCGACGGGTTCATATTGGCCCATCTCGACCAGTCCGCGATCGCACGTCACCAGCCAGCGAATGCCTTCCTTCTGCATCTGGTTCCAGCTCATCCCCAGGACGGCTTCTTTGGCCGGCGGGTCCGACAGCGACAGGATCGGGCAGAACCGCCCGTGGTAGAGGGCAAAGCCCGCTTTCTCGGCGCAGGAAGTCATCACCCGGTCGCCGCCGATGATCGCCGACGAGCGGCGGCTGAACTGACGCATCGCCTCGCCGTCGCCGTAGCGCGCCGCCTCGCTGAGAAAATGCTGGTACAGGAACATGACGCCAAGCATGCCCACGCACGCAGCCGCAGCCACCTGCCTCACGCGCCACCGCAGGCTGGCGGCGATCGCCCATGCCGCCGCCGCCAGGCCAATCGCTGCCGCCACCCACAGCAGCACATGGGCTGCCGGCGGC
It encodes the following:
- a CDS encoding NAD(P)H-hydrate dehydratase — protein: MSEIERINDVPMIPARRPDGHKGTFGHVLIVGGSQGMIGAVALATRAALRGGAGLVTFAAPRTIQQTVAALVPCATSVPLSCDESGRIDARAVREALNAAAVCDVLAVGPGMGQGLHQQNLVRAILEQDKPVVLDADGLNNLDKIDDWAAARRCPLVLTPHPGEFARLTDKSVAKVQADRMASAIDAARFWMDVRALQAPPLALVLKGAGTVVTDGRRVYVNPSGNPGMATGGTGDVLTGLIAALIGQGVPLFDAACLGANVHGVAGDLAANQLGQVSLIASDLLDYLPNALKQVS
- the larB gene encoding nickel pincer cofactor biosynthesis protein LarB; this encodes MNENALKELLQAVQSGQTNIEQAIEALRHLPFEAGGEHTIDHHRAIRCGFPEVIFCPGKTVDHVQTIFARLAAMGTNVLATRATPEQYAAVAANHPAAQFHQAARAITLRQEETPPAGGRVAVVSAGTGDIPVAEEARVTAEIMNQSVSTHYDVGVAGLHRLLAHRRSLAEADAIVVVAGMEGALPSVVGGLVSAPVIGVPTSIGYGASFGGLTALLSMLTSCASGVSTVNIDNGFGGGYIAATIARNVAAARGHNHERNRADQ
- a CDS encoding glycosyltransferase family 2 protein, which gives rise to MEASSAGEGEFLPRPAYSVVVPFYNEADIADKLVNRITRVMRHLKKSYEIILVNDGSRDATGAALQSLAQADGHITAIELRRNFGQATALQAGFDHARGEVIIAMDGDLQHDPYEIPLFIRKIDEGYDIASGWRVRRGDNLLMRRIPSRAANWLLAKVSGVSLHDFGTTFKAYRREVLEDVRLYGDMHRFVPAICARLGAKIVEVPIKNVRRKSGKSNYGIGRTFRVAMDIITVRFITTYLTRPLHFFGKWGLTLGGLGSLILLAGFVVKVLSGWQKFHLFQNHGPLMALGFMLLAMGMMMLAVGVIGELLMRIYFEATGANTYAVRRIVRRAPQPPAGQA
- a CDS encoding ChbG/HpnK family deacetylase, with the protein product MHSPRQLKRAIVNADDFGFSPGISAGIIRAHVDGIVTSTTLMTNMPAAEGAVALLASAPGLGVGVHLNSCQGPPLSEPGRRLANGDGQMAWSAAAMLRRLIIQPRLVEAVAAEYEAQIRWAIDRGVQPTHLDSHRHIHAFPAVFRRVVELARRYNVRFIRAVDEQPAGGWASWPTPPLKQRLVGRLLAHWQKRSWRGHEDLRATTAMLGIAHTGFIQADWLVRAAAEVRPGAVEIMVHPGLIDEADLGQTRLRSCREAELAALCDPRVREAFEHHQVELTHYGCL